The Demetria terragena DSM 11295 sequence GCGCTCGCGGTCGGTTTGGCGATGATCCTGGCCGAGCGTGGCGAGCGGGATCAGCCGCCACCACATCGGGATGTGGCCCTTGCGGTGGTCGTGGCCGCGGTGCCTGTGCTCTTGGTCCTGGCCCAACCAGACCTCGGGACGGCAGTGGTGTTGTCGGCGCTCTCACTGGGTGTCATCGCGGTGGCCGGTGCCTCGCGGTGGTGGTTAGTCGGGGCGTTGGTGGGCGGTGTGGGTGCTGCGGCCGTAGCATGGCTGACGCCCCTGCTGTCGGCATACCAGCGCGACCGAATCCTGGCGTTCGCGGATCCATCGGTCGACCCTGGCGGTATCGGCTATCAGGTGCGGCAGGTACGCATCGCGATCGGGTCAGGTGGTTGGAGCGGTCAGGGCTGGGGTGCTGGCCAGCAGACCCAGGGCGGCTTTATCCCTTACCAACACACCGACTTCGTGTTCTCGGTCGCCGGGGAAGAGCTAGGCCTGCTGGGTGCCGCTGGCGTGCTGTTGATCAGCGGGTTCATCGTCGTCCGAGCCATTTTCATTGCCCGCCGAGCGCAGGACTCCTTTGGCCGATTGGTCGCGACGGGTGTGGCGTGCTGGTTGCTGTTCCAAACAGTCCAGAACGTCGGGATGAACCTCGGGTTGCTTCCGGTGACGGGCCTGCCGCTGCCGTTCGTGTCATACGGGGGGTCCAGCATGTTTGCCTGCTGGATCGCAATCGGGCTACTGGGGAACGTTCATTTCGTCAGTCTGCGCCGGGTGTACTAGACCAACTCTGCGGATCGTGTGGTCCGCTGCGCTACTGCCTGGCATGCTGTGGCTCTGGCCCGCGCAACTCAGGAGTAACACCATGGTGATGTCCCGCTCAGACGAGCGCCCGGATCTGTCGGTCATCGAGAATCGACTCCCAACCGTCGCTCATCTTTTTGTCGATCGCGTCAAGCGGAGCGGTGGGGAGAAGGCGTTCGGCCGGCCCGTTGGCGAGAGCGTCGAATGGTTGACCTGGAACCAGGCCGACGAGCGCGTACGCAACATTGGCGCTGGCCTGGTCGCGCTCGGGATCGAACCCCAAGACCGCGTCGCCATTGAGTCCAGCACCCGCCTGGAGTGGGCCCTGCTCGATCTCGGCGTCATGCTTGCGGGTGCCGCCACCACGACGATCTACCCCACGACGACCACCGAGGACGTACTGCACATCCTCGGTGACTCCGGCAGCCGGGTGCTGATTGCCGAGTCGGATGCCCACGTCGCGAACTTCAAGACGATTGCCTCGGACGCGCCAGAGGTCATCAAGGTCGTCACGATCGATGGGACCCCCGATGGTGATCAGGTCATCTCGCTCGATGACCTGGAAGCACAGGGTGCCGCCCTTCGCGCGGAGCAGCCGGATGTCCTCGAAAGCCGTATCGCCGGCTTGAAGCCCGAAGATCTCGCGACCCTGATCTATACCTCCGGAACCACGGGACGCCCGAAGGGCGTACGCCTCCCGCATTCGTCCTGGACCTACGAAGCCGCCGCGGTGGATTCCACCGGTCTGCTGGACAAAGAAGACGTGCAGTTTCTGTGGCTGCCGCTGGCGCACGTCTTCGGCAAGGTGTTGCTGACGCTGCCTCTGCAGATCGGGTTCCCCACCGCGATCGATGGCCGAGTCGACAAGATCATCGAGCACTTGCCCATCATCAAGCCGACCTGGATGGGGGCAGCGCCGCGCATCTTTGAGAAGGTTTACGGCCGCATCACCACGATGATGGCGGATGAAGGCGGCGTGAAAGCCAAACTTTTCGACTGGGCTTCCGGCGTGGGGCGGGAGGCTGCCAAGCAGCGGGCAGATGGCGGATCGGTCGGCGCGGCCACCAAGGCGCAACTGGCGCTCGCCGACAAGTTGGTGCTGCACAAGATCCGTGGTCGGTTCGGCGGCAACGTGCGATTCTTCATTTCCGGATCAGCTGCGCTCAACCCGGACGTCGCACACTGGTTCTCCGCGATGGGACTTCCTATCCTGGAGGGTTATGGATTGACCGAGACAAGTGCGGCCACCTGCGTGAACCGGCCGTACTCCAACCAGACCGGCACCGTCGGCTGGCCATTGCCGGGCACCGAGGTCAAGACGGCCGAAGACGGCGAGATCCTCGTCAAGGGCCCCGGCGTCATGCAGGGTTATCGAAATCTCGACGACGTCACGTCCGAGACGCTGAAGGACGGCTGGTTCCACACCGGTGACATCGGCGAAGTGACCGAGACCGGGCACGTCCGTATCACCGACCGCAAGAAGGACTTGTTCAAGACCTCGAACGGCAAGTACGTCGCGCCGAGCAATATCGAGTCGATGTTCAAGGGCATCTGCCCCTTCGCCTCGCAATTGGTCGTGGAAGGCGACGGACGCAAGTTTGTGTCGGCCCTGATCACCCTGGACGAAGAGGGCATCGCCGGTTGGGCCGCGTCCAACGGCATGGAGGGGGCGGACTACCAGACCATCGTCACCTCCGAGGAGTGTCGCCGGATGGTGCAGGGCTATATCGATGAGCTCAACCGCAAGCTCAACCGGTGGGAGCAGATCAAGCGGTTCATCATCCTGCCGCGGGATCTCACCGTCGAGGAAGGCGAGATCACGCCGAGCCTCAAGCTCAAGCGCAAGGTGGTCACGACCCGGTACCGCGACGAGTTGGACGCGCTGTACGTCGATTAGCCACCGATTAGCCGTCGAGTGGGGGCAAATGAGGTGTGCGTACGCGCGTACACCCTGTATTTGCCCCTAGTCGGCGCGTGGGAATGTCTCGTCTATGCGGGGTGCGCGCACGTATTCTGAGCGGTATGTCTGGTCACTCGCGCTTTGCCGATCTCGAGCCATTGCTCGAGAAGGTCAGCAAACCCATCCAGTACGTCGGTGGTGAGCTCAACTCCCAGGTCAAGGACTGGGACTGCGGCGGGCGCAGCCCCGAGGGTGAAGAACTGACGACTCGTTGGGTGCTCCTTTACCCGGACGCCTACGAGGTCGGGCTGCCCAACCAAGGCGTCATGATCCTGTACGAAGTTCTCAACGAGCACCCGCACGCGTTGGCTGAGCGGACCTACACCGTCTGGCCCGACATGGAGCAGGCCATGCGCGAGGCGGGAGTGCCGCAGCTGACGGTCGATGGTCACCGCCCGGTCG is a genomic window containing:
- a CDS encoding AMP-dependent synthetase/ligase, yielding MVMSRSDERPDLSVIENRLPTVAHLFVDRVKRSGGEKAFGRPVGESVEWLTWNQADERVRNIGAGLVALGIEPQDRVAIESSTRLEWALLDLGVMLAGAATTTIYPTTTTEDVLHILGDSGSRVLIAESDAHVANFKTIASDAPEVIKVVTIDGTPDGDQVISLDDLEAQGAALRAEQPDVLESRIAGLKPEDLATLIYTSGTTGRPKGVRLPHSSWTYEAAAVDSTGLLDKEDVQFLWLPLAHVFGKVLLTLPLQIGFPTAIDGRVDKIIEHLPIIKPTWMGAAPRIFEKVYGRITTMMADEGGVKAKLFDWASGVGREAAKQRADGGSVGAATKAQLALADKLVLHKIRGRFGGNVRFFISGSAALNPDVAHWFSAMGLPILEGYGLTETSAATCVNRPYSNQTGTVGWPLPGTEVKTAEDGEILVKGPGVMQGYRNLDDVTSETLKDGWFHTGDIGEVTETGHVRITDRKKDLFKTSNGKYVAPSNIESMFKGICPFASQLVVEGDGRKFVSALITLDEEGIAGWAASNGMEGADYQTIVTSEECRRMVQGYIDELNRKLNRWEQIKRFIILPRDLTVEEGEITPSLKLKRKVVTTRYRDELDALYVD
- the rodA gene encoding rod shape-determining protein RodA, with translation MRESWTRADWGLIVAALGLSLIGAALVWSATHHTLGGTYAVRHLVFTAVGLAMAWWVMRIDSRTIRAWAPWVYLASLLGLLAVLSPLGSTVNGSRSWLQFPGLSLQPAELTKVALAVGLAMILAERGERDQPPPHRDVALAVVVAAVPVLLVLAQPDLGTAVVLSALSLGVIAVAGASRWWLVGALVGGVGAAAVAWLTPLLSAYQRDRILAFADPSVDPGGIGYQVRQVRIAIGSGGWSGQGWGAGQQTQGGFIPYQHTDFVFSVAGEELGLLGAAGVLLISGFIVVRAIFIARRAQDSFGRLVATGVACWLLFQTVQNVGMNLGLLPVTGLPLPFVSYGGSSMFACWIAIGLLGNVHFVSLRRVY